Proteins from a genomic interval of Leishmania braziliensis MHOM/BR/75/M2904 complete genome, chromosome 24:
- a CDS encoding G-protein (beta)-like protein: MKITVNVELEHSELYKAPHLQQTVSELDSNAVVRFKTDTGFLAQRIKDAVKTKQYDAIVSELVRRLSYPASFADSLEVMCSIALFSKGRVDSGESVAPFVEVLTRLPEEARTQAKEAIVQRAMAFLSKPRRLDCSRAPLIGYAETLAMMTRKDLLNIRSAVNTLVQMIEGDTTRAAGMTCLGKLVEVAYEAVRNCDTATLNVLRGAVRFAQMNDTFLYDVEYIMEALGWSPYKPALSLRRSSSHHEYPILSLAYCGGANHREVVVSSSSDGTIGTWDGVGVLLQNVLLSRHYASCLDITNRGHTLIVGAVGRYASIPPAVIFYSEDGNRKAQWQECGGTEPDDAQFISSLKCLKDSSGSRYCVGVQTSNANSLMIFDGQHVTQRYFDHTDLITALHVPSDRENMVITGSRDCSTLIYDLRDPRNVSAATHHTNTVSCIASCDNNLFTAGLDKRIVVEDFRMLRSPNVQRDMDSAVLSMSVSNSLQCAVSTLTGVYLINFSSSTTIPTSSRSDCGGSASRYNAVCWNNAGTILFCGGDAHTLDLFAPAYELNSFEI; the protein is encoded by the coding sequence ATGAAAATCACAGTCAACGTCGAACTCGAACACTCGGAGCTGTACAAGGCGCCACATCTTCAGCAGACAGTGTCCGAGCTAGACTCGAATGCAGTGGTGCGATTCAAGACGGATACAGGCTTCCTAGCACAGCGCATCAAGGATGCGGTGAAGACAAAGCAGTACGATGCAATAGTGAGCGAGCTGGTCCGCCGTCTCTCATATCCTGCATCCTTCGCGGATAGCCTAGAGGTGATGTGCTCGATAGCTCTCTTCAGTAAAGGCCGTGTTGATAGCGGAGAGAGTGTTGCGCCATTCGTAGAGGTCCTTACCCGTCTACCTGAGGAAGCGAGAACGCAGGCAAAGGAGGCAATTGTGCAGCGTGCGATGGCATTTCTGTCGAAGCCACGGCGCCTGGACTGTAGTCGTGCCCCTTTAATCGGCTATGCGGAGACCttggcgatgatgacgcGAAAGGACCTGCTGAACATCCGCAGTGCCGTTAACACTTTGGTGCAAATGATCGAAGGAGACACGACTCGGGCTGCTGGAATGACCTGCTTAGGCAAATTAGTGGAGGTGGCGTACGAGGCTGTCCGGAACTGCGATACCGCAACGCTGAATGTTTTGAGAGGCGCGGTCCGCTTTGCACAGATGAATGATACATTCCTCTACGATGTCGAGTACATCATGGAGGCATTAGGGTGGTCACCGTACAAGCCGGCACTGAGCCTGCGTCGCTCTAGCTCCCATCACGAATACCCCATTCTGTCTCTTGCCTACTGTGGTGGTGCGAACCAtcgcgaggtggtggtgagctCCTCGTCGGATGGCACGATAGGGACGTGGGACGGTGTCGGGGTGCTGCTACAGAACGTTCTCCTTTCGCGCCATTACGCCTCTTGCCTAGACATAACAAACCGCGGCCATACCCTGATCGTTGGCGCGGTGGGGCGGTACGCAAGCATCCCACCAGCCGTAATCTTTTACAGCGAAGATGGTAATCGCAAGGCGCAGTGGCAGGAGTGCGGCGGCACGGAGCCTGATGACGCGCAGTTCATCTCTAGCCTCAAGTGTCTGAAAGACTCATCCGGGTCTCGGTACTGTGTGGGCGTACAAACGTCGAACGCGAACTCCCTCATGATCTTCGATGGTCAGCACGTGACGCAGCGCTACTTCGATCACACAGACCTCATTACAGCCCTTCACGTCCCTAGCGACCGAGAGAACATGGTCATCACTGGGTCTCGCGACTGCTCGACGCTCATCTACGACCTCCGAGACCCCCGCAACGTCAGCGCGGCAACGCATCACACCAACACCGTTTCCTGCATCGCGAGCTGCGACAACAACTTGTTCACGGCCGGGCTCGACAAGCGTATCGTAGTGGAGGACTTCCGAATGCTGCGCAGCCCAAACGTGCAGCGCGACATGGATAGCGCCGTTCTGAGTATGTCTGTTAGCAACTCCCTGCAGTGTGCCGTGTCCACGCTTACTGGTGTGTACCTGATCAACTTTTCtagcagcaccaccatccCCACGTCGTCGCGCTCCGACTGCGGCGGAAGTGCCTCTCGCTACAACGCGGTGTGCTGGAACAATGCGGGCACCATCCTCTtctgcggcggcgacgcccaCACGCTGGATTTGTTTGCCCCTGCGTACGAGCTGAACTCCTTTGAGATTTAA
- a CDS encoding ankyrin/TPR repeat protein: MDDGTRISEDVEKFLRAARSRDAADCSRMLKEKPELANSVEAGGYSALHFAAFNGDAQMICLLLEYKANTNVENMDGNTPLIMAVKGRQLECIRILVNAGADVNKESDSGSTAAHYAASMGYLDCLHLLVELGAKTMYTDSEAGTLLHWACHSGDLNCIGAVIYEFNVPINAVDKHGGTALFTALFMKKVDTVEFLVEHGATVNIAIAEDGSTPLHIAVEHANSECIRLLCSYGADVSAKNVEGKTPLDLAKVANNTNAVKELEKTQVLPEKRAEAAARFKNQGNKVFQQGENVKAAKFYTLAIHLDPTNHVYYSNRAACYFNQQLYTRAYWDALRCIKLDPSWPKGYLRKAATELALKRYSDASTTASQGLKLDPTNKDLQQVKDEAFRQLKK; the protein is encoded by the coding sequence ATGGACGACGGAACTCGCATTTCAGAGGATGTGGAGAAGTTCCTGCGCGCAGCGCGCTCGCGCGACGCGGCGGATTGCAGCCGAATGCTGAAGGAAAAGCCAGAGCTCGCGAACTCCGTCGAAGCTGGCGGCTACTCTGCCCTCCACTTTGCCGCCTTCAACGGCGATGCTCAGATGATTTGTCTGCTACTAGAGTATAAGGCGAATACAAACGTTGAGAACATGGACGGCAACACGCCCCTTATCATGGCTGTGAAGGGACGACAGCTGGAGTGCATTCGCATTTTGGTAAACGCGGGTGCCGATGTAAATAAAGAGTCGGACTCTGGAAGTACAGCTGCGCACTACGCCGCATCTATGGGATACCTGGACTGCCTCCACCTTCTTGTGGAGCTGGGGGCCAAGACGATGTACACGGATAGTGAGGCTGGCACTCTGCTTCACTGGGCGTGTCACTCCGGTGACCTCAACTGTATCGGCGCCGTCATTTACGAGTTTAATGTGCCAATCAATGCTGTCGACAAGCACGGTGGCACAGCCCTGTTCACAGCCCTTTTCATGAAGAAGGTGGATACAGTAGAATTCCTCGTTGAACACGGGGCAACGGTCAACATCGCCATTGCTGAGGACGGCAGCACGCCGCTGCACATTGCCGTGGAGCATGCAAACTCGGAGTGCATCCGCCTACTATGCAGCTACGGTGCCGACGTAAGCGCCAAGAACGTAGAGGGAAAGACTCCGCTGGACTTGGCGAAGGTCGCCAACAACACCAATGCTGTCAAGGAGCTCGAGAAGACCCAGGTACTGCCGGAGAAGCGcgctgaggcggcggcgcggttCAAGAACCAGGGCAACAAGGTCTTTCAGCAGGGCGAGAACGTCAAAGCAGCGAAGTTCTACACTCTTGCCATTCACCTTGACCCCACAAACCACGTCTACTACAGCAACCGCGCCGCCTGCTACTTTAACCAACAGCTCTACACCAGAGCTTACTGGGATGCTCTGCGCTGCATTAAACTCGACCCGTCGTGGCCAAAGGGGTACCTGCGCAAGGCTGCCACTGAGCTTGCGCTGAAGAGGTATAGTGACGCCTCTACCACCGCTTCCCAAGGTCTCAAGCTCGACCCCACCAATAAAGACCTTCAGCAAGTGAAGGATGAAGCGTTCAGGCAGCTGAAAAAGTGA
- a CDS encoding glycosomal membrane like protein codes for MSVVAALNTYMAATDSRDKMIKGAGCFFKMMGAINGNSNFMKTGAAMSDARCIMRMLSWLGNVQKISDAMEKRVVQLRDVLFVLRVLFDGIFSLLDNIVFAGRFFNNNSPTLAQMSHVSRASLFYGYAMAVMLDIYDLVRDPNMPKRGDRCLVLTRNTCDMVSAIGNVCAVDIGAANVAGLGLISAIIATREQLIAAAAKSGGSCVGASPVKAAALQPKK; via the coding sequence ATGTCCGTCGTTGCTGCCCTTAACACCTACATGGCGGCGACCGACTCACGCGACAAGATGATCAAAGGCGCCGGATGCTTCTTCAAGATGATGGGGGCCATCAACGGCAACTCTAACTTCATGAAGACTGGTGCGGCCATGTCTGATGCGCGTTGCATAATGCGCATGTTGTCGTGGCTCGGAAACGTGCAGAAAATCAGCGACGCGATGGAGAAGCGCGTCGTACAACTCCGCGACGTTTTGTTTGTGCTGCGCGTGTTGTTCGACGGCATCTTCAGCCTCCTTGACAACATTGTGTTTGCCGGTCGTTTCTTCAACAACAACTCGCCAACCCTGGCACAGATGTCGCATGTTTCGCGCGCGTCCCTCTTCTACGGCTATGCCATGGCTGTGATGCTCGACATTTACGACCTTGTGCGTGACCCCAACATGCCGAAGCGAGGTGACCGCTGCCTAGTGTTGACACGAAACACCTGCGATATGGTCTCGGCTATCGGCAATGTGTGCGCTGTGGACATCGGCGCGGCCAATGTGGCTGGGCTGGGTCTTATCAGCGCTATTATCGCTACCCGTGAGCAGCTCATAGCGGCGGCCGCCAAGTCTGGCGGCAGCTGTGTTGGGGCCTCCCCCGTGAAGgctgctgctttgcagcCGAAGAAGTGa